tgtctctgatactaaaaaggtgtaatcattatttttcctttttcgaagtatgggggaacgtgatggccgtcgaaatcgtttctggggaactgaaaagtcatgattggacagaagtgggttgcttttttcaagaacacacgaagggttctgacacgtcaggaagggttaccgaagagtcgctcgttcaaagtttatttactgttcgtagtaaataaactttggggggcaaatgttatccaataaattagcatttgtgacgtggcagataatctcttgacacgtggctaatGCTTGgaaagcgtctgctagagtatcgaccaggagacacagcagaagcaggacaagcctgtctttcccacgaccagtctggtcggtggttccgctggcaaggcaacatttatgggaagatctttgtgaatcccgaatttatctcatgcaatcttctggatatcccattattcaggggataatatctgtaacaatattttttaaccctccatgagcctatagatagcaagatatagctcaagggaaaggaccttcttttttttcttctgaatcatagagattatagaatttctcctagtaaacttgtgtCGTTGgtcagaagtgttgaaactcattgaacccaagttctctgatcacacttttgattccatatcaatatcattctaagtggacgtaggtcattaccagatcctggggccgaaccactataaatcactgtgttttctttacttttgtcattacgttattctctttacattcgtctatatcattcatactttgactccgtgtcagttggctaaatcgtgggtcaacatttttAGATCTGAGTTTTTTGTGGACCTAGATGTAACCAATTACCTTATTTAATCTCCTTCTTCATGGTAgtttttaaatctgattttgttttttaaatctgttttttttataaaacttcctaagtaactagttactgccacgattttgttttgttttcaaatcTGAGTTTTTTGTGGACCTAGTTGTAATACTTTATTTAATCTCATTTTTCATGGTTGTTTTTAAATCTGATTTTATTTTTCAGATCtagttttctttataaaactacctaagtaaccagttaccttcttcgatcttcttcttcttcttggttattttcatttctgattttattttttagatgtttttttttttaagatttggcTAAGTAACCAGTTGtcaattaattgttattttgataggggtaaccagttaccaccttctacttcttctacttcttagatacattttttatttttaagttttttttttctaggttTTGCTTAATAACTAGTTATCAATCAATTATTTTgataggggtaaccagttaccttcttcttcttatttactgGTTATATTATGATCTGTTTTGTTCTTTCCAAATCTGTCaataaccagttacaattcactcGAGTACTTGCCATGGAAAATTGATAGTGGTAATCGGTTACCACCACATTACTAAAAAATCCAAATTTATTTTTGTAGTGGTAActgattattatttaaaatgaaattaaatgtcATATATACATGTCTAACAATAATCCAAAACATACATATGTATAATGAACGTAACcctaacatcatcatcatcatcatcatcaccacaaTTAGTGAAAGCCAATCTCATCACCCCATActtgaatgtatatataaaagcaacataataataataataataataataataataataataatatatccatatatgtATATGTAGAAATGTGTACTCTTTTATAatcttatatatatacatataaaaataataataacaatatatatGATGGAAGAAATTATATGGTTTTAGTATacaataattgtatatatatatagggaaattctcctataggggcttcaatttaagctctcagtgttctcaacccgtgaatagtttttggtgcgattttttttatgaccatgtatattgtagctatttagagcatcctgtaaattttcagaaaattctgaatagtttacagtactaaaaactaggttcaaatatgttgttgcacgcgtgactaatttttttttatgcgcatggaaaacaacatgtttgaacctagttttcggtactgtaaactattcagaattttttgaaaatttgcaggatgttctaaatagctacaatatacacggtcataaaaaaaaatcgcgctgaaaactgttcacgggtcgagaaacactgagagccctagcgacagggcttaaagtgaagcccctatagaagaattattaacctaaatataattaaaaaaaattagtaataaaaatatcctaaaagtaattaaaaaaatcaatactgaagttttatattaaatatatggtatattttaataaaattacaaaaatatggagaAAAATCCCATAAAATAGTAAACAAATAAATTATGCCAAACATaacttaagggaaaaaaaaatcatatttatcaaagttttacaaaataaatcttaTATCTCATGAAATTTCCTCTTTATTATTTGTTATTGTAACAAGTGAAAAGTATATTTGAATTGTCggcttaaaatattaatttttttttcaaataaaggccCAAAACTATTTTATGGAACTAATTCAATCCAATAAATAAGTAGGACACATATTTTTTATGGATAAAATTGATctaatttaatatataattaaattagattGAATTGGCTGAGTCAAATTAATTGGATTGAATTAGTTGAattactaattaaattaaataagataGGCCTCAAATCATTGGACACCCGCCGATAAGcaccttaattaaataaaagtcatTATTTTGCTAATGTTTCTTTTTTGTTTAGCCTTGTTTAATATTACCGTTTAATGATTTAAGCAACGCAATTCAAGCCTTGCTTGATTTGgaaaattaaacaactttgaaGTAAAAGTAtcccttctcttctcttcttaagTCATTTCTTTGTTATCAAGTGTTATGACTAATCAAGTTCCTCTGTTTTGAGATATGATCACAAACCATAGTCTAGTTTCTTTTTAGCTTGGTTTTGTTGACAAGAGTAACTGAGTAAGATACTTTAATAGTAGTGTTTGATGCAAAATCTTCGAAAGGAAAGAGAGCAATtaaattaaatacatatatatatttcacTTAAAAATGGGAAACTATATTACAAAAATTCATAGGGGCCTCAGTTATTGGGACCCCAACAGCTCAAGTACATGACAGTTCTAAGAGATTCCTCAGATTGCTTCCATTTTTCATCTTTGAACTTGTTATTAGAATACTGAGCTGGGATTTTCTTGGCCTGAGAATAGGCTCTGAGATTGGCCTTTGTGTGATGTTGTATGGATCTCAAAGCAGAATTCCATCTACAGACACCTTGGTCTTTCAAAGCTTCCACTACTCCAATACTTGCTGCAGCAATCCAGGCTCTGCTTGTTGAACTCATATTGCCTTCTTTGAAATATTTCTTTGTAAAGGTGGGAAAGTTCTCAGTGAACAAAAAATTATGAGTAATTTGTTTTGTTGCGATGTGTTGTGTTGAGTTGAGTTAAATAAGTACTTATGTTGTTCTTATATAGAGAGATAGAGATGAGGTTTGGTAAAGGGGTAAGACTTAAGGCAAAAACTAGAGACAGTTTTACCAGCAGCTTGGGAGAAACCTCTGGTTTTTTTGGGTGCAAAATACCATTTGCTTCTtcttttttgacaaaaaaaaaaaaccatttgctttattaataatattattatgtgAAATAGGCAAGTACTTTCCAATAGAATAAAGCAACCATTATATATCGTCACTTCACTTGAGTGTCCCTATAATTATTTAAAGGGTAGTTCTAGGAAGTTGGAACCcggttttctttattattattaattaattaatagagtTTATTAAATGAAACAAGAATGCCAAATTAAGAAATATGTAAACGAAAAGAAAAGAACAATTAGTCATTTTGACTTTTTTTTTGTTAGTAGTATGTTACTAGGCCTGTTTTGCCAACATGCTCTGATTGAAAAGGGAGACAATTTTGAACCCCAGTCCTTAATCAGATTTGTGCCAACATAATTTTTACCAAGAACACCAGTGCATTTTCCTTCTCTCCTCATCTCCACCTGTTGGAACTTTTTGTTAAAAGTTAAAATGAattgttaaaaaaattgaaaaagtataattgtgtgtgatatgggaaacACTTTTCTAAGAGTGTATATAAGATGCAAGTACCATCCATTGGGGTGTGCCCtaaggggtacccagttttgtgcgaatAGGTGGTGTCTTATTAGAAAAAATGATAAGACACATCTTTTTTCTGAGAAAAAAATATTCTCTTCTGAAATAATTAAATTTCTCTGAGCTTGAGGGTATACAAGAGCGAAGCCTTTCGGTGCATAGAGGAATCATATACATAGGCTATTTTATCTTGGGAAtggcgtggttgatagactgccgtGCACACTTTGGGAagagccgcgaaacgtcttaaagagagcgacataGTCCACGACTCATCTAGAAAATCGATCGGTAATTCGTtccaatttttatttcaattcgGATTTATCAATTTAAAGACGTTTTGTTCTGCTATGGCTACTACCGATGATTTTTCTGGTTCTGCCTCTACTGATATTAACAAGCCATTTCGTTTTGAGGGTTTGCATTTTAAGCATTGGAAACAAATGATGTTCTTTTATCTGACCATGAAGAAGGTTGCGTTTGTCCTCACTGCTCTGAAGCCGGTCGTCTCTGAACCTTCGACCGACAACGACAAAGAGACTGAATGCGAGAAGCAACAGAAGGAATTGAACTCCTGGGTTGAAAACGATTTCCTctgtaagaattttattcttacAGACAAGTCAGCAAGTCAGCAAAGGAAATTTGGGAGGCGCTGCAAAAGAAATATGATACAGAAGAGGCGGGGACTAAAAAATGCACTGTCAGTCGCTACTTGAAGTATCAAATGGTGGACGATAAATCTGTGGAGGCCCAATCTCACGAAATTCAGAAAATCGCACATGAGATTATCTCAGAAGGTATGACCCTTGATGAACAATTTCAAGTTACTGTTTTAATTGACAAATTACCTCCTTCCTAGAAGGATTTTAAAATTGTTCTCAAgcataagactaaggaattttccTTAGAGAGTTTGATCACCTGCCTTCGTATCGAGGAGGAAGCAAGGAAACAAGACCAGAAAGAAGTGGTGCTTGTTGTCTCTAACAGCAACCCCAAGAAGTCCACACCTGCGGTTCAGAAGCCTAATGGCAAAAATTTTAAGAATCAGAACCGCAACTCAAATTCAAATTCCAACCGCAACAACCAGAATACTCCTCGAAACAATAATCAAAGTCGGAACCATAACAGGAACCAACCTTGAAGGCATTAACCTCCACCTAAACATAATGACTCTGGACAATTCCTTTGTTACAACTGTAACAAGCCAAGTCATATGGCACACAAGTGTACAAACAAGCCAAGCACTACTCCGCAGGCTAACTTGACTGAAGAAGCTTTTATAGCTATGATTTCTGATATCAACCTTATTGGTGGATCATATGGGTGGTGAGTAGACACTGGCGCTTCACGCCATGTCTGTTATGATCATGCTATGTTTAAAACAAACACTGCTGCTGATGATAAGATAATGTTGTTGGGAGATTCTCACACCACTATTGTTGCTGGGATTGGGAATGTGGAGCTTAAGTTTACCTCAGGAAAGACTTTATTACTGAAAGATGTAATGCATACTCCtgagatgagaaagaatctggtttcgggttttctgcttaataaggctgggtttactcaaactattggggctaatttgtacaccatcactaagaatggtatttttgttgggaagggttatgctactgatggcatgTTTAAGTTAAATGTTGAACTCAATAAAGTTTCTCCCTCTGCTTATgtgttgtgtgattttaatgtttggtatgctagactttgtcatgttaataagcgtattattaagaacatgagtaacatTGGTTTACTTCCTAAAGTGTCAGGTAAcgattttgaaaaatgtgatttttgtagtCAAGCAAAAATAACTAAGACACCACATAAATCAGTTACTAGAGAATCTGAGCCTTTAGATTTAATTCATTAAGATATTTGTGAACTTGATGGAACATTAACTAGGAATGGTAAACGttttttcatcacttttattgatgattgttctgactttacttatgtgtacttaatgaaaaataaaagtgatgcgcttgacatgttcaaattatttgtaactgaaattgagaatcaattcaataagaaaattaaaaggtttcgtagtgatagaggaattgaatatgattcaagcatgtttattgagttttataattcacaTGGCATTGTACACGAAACCACTGCACCATATTCACCTGAAATGAACGGTAAAGCTGAAAGGAAGAATCGAACTTTTACTGAATCTATTGTGGCTATTTTATTGAATTCTGGTGCTGCATCTCATTGGTGGGGAGAAATTCTTTTGACTGTTTGTTATGTGTTGAATAGAGTTCCTAAGTCTAAGAGCAAAGTTTCACCATAAGCGATCTTGAAAAATAGGCAACCTAATCTGTCTTATTTTAGAACGTGGGGTTGTTTGGCTTATCTTCGTATTCCTGATCCTAAGAGAATTAAGCTAGCAAGTAGAGCCTATGAATGTGTATTTATCGGATATGcaattaataataaaacatataggttctatgatttaaatgcgcatgttattgtggaatcaaatgatgctgatttttatgaaaatagattcccttttaaattgagaaatagtgggggcGCATCTACTAGCAACATTCCTATGATTAGGAGTAATGAGCTTATTGAGGATAGAGAATTAGAACCTAGGAGAAGTAAGAGAGCTAGAGTTGCTAAAGATTATGGTTTTGATTTCCATGTCTATACATTAGAGGAGGATCCTGCTAACCTCCAAGAAGCTTTGTCTTCTTTAGATGTTGACCTCTGGCAAGAAGCCATAAACGATGAAATGGACTCTCTTGAGTCTAACAATACATGGCACTTAGTTGATTTACCTCCTGGTTGTAAGCCTATAGGTTGTAAGtggattttgaaaaagaaattgaaacccgATGGTACTGTTGATAAGTACAAGGCTCGCTTGGTAGCCAAGGGTTTTAGGTAGAGAGAAAATATAGATTTCTTTGATACTTTTTCACCTGTTACAAGAATAACATCCATTAGAGTTTTGATTTCCCTAGCTGTCATTCACAATCTAgttgttcaccaaatggatgttaagactacCTTTTTGAATGGTGAATTAGAAGAGGAGATCTATATGGATCAACCTGAAGGGTTTGTGATCCATGGCCAGGAACATAAGGTTTGTAAACTGGATAAGTCTCTATATGGTCTTAAGCAtgcacctaagcaatggcatgagaaatttgacaatttagttatctcacatgggtttaaagtgaatgaaagtgacaaatgcatttattataaatctgaGAATGACATTTGCACTATTATATATCTATATGAGGATGACTTGCTCATTTTTGGTTCGAATATCCATGCTGTGAATGCAGTGAAATCTTTGTTATGTGCTAACTTTGatatgaaagaccttggagaagcgaatgtaatcctttgtattaagattactaggtctgaaaagggaatttctttggATCAATCTCACTACATTGAGAAGATTAtaaagaaatacaattactttgACTGTAAACCTGCTTGCACACCATATGATCCAAGTGTTAAGTTATTTAAGAACACTAGTGACGGTGTGAGACAGTTTGACTATGCAAGCATCATTGGCAGTCTTCGATATGCCACTAATTGTACTAGACCCGACATTGCATATGTTGTGGGATTACTGTGCAAGTTTACTAGTAGACCTAGTATAGAGCATTGGCATGCTATTGAAAGGGTCATGAGATACCTTAAGAGGACTATGAACCTTGGATTACATTATCAAAAGTTTCCAGTTGTTCTTGAAGTTTATAGTGATGCAGACTGGAACACTTTGTCTGATGACTCCAAAGTAACAAGTGGTTATATCTTTAGTATAGCTGGTGGAGCTGTTTCTTGGAAATCTAAGAAACAGACTATTTTGGCACAATCCACCATGGAGTCtgaaatgatagcactagctacagctagtgaagaagcaggttggctgagaagcctgctagctgaaatccctttatgggaaaaaccgataccagctgtgttgatccactgcgatagtaccgcggctattgcaaaaattcagaaccgttattacaacggtaagagacgacagatacgtcgtaagcatagtactgttagagagtttctctcaacaggagctattagagtggatcatgtacgcactgatgataacttagcagatcctttgacgaaaggattagctagagagaaagtTCATAAAACATCGAAAGGAATGGGACTATTTcccttagaatgatgaatcaCTCATGATGGTAACCCAACCTAAAGACTGGGGATCCCAAGAACTAGGTTCAATGGATAATAATATGTTTTGAAGTGATATGAGTTTGATCATGCTATTTCCATTAAAGCATATGgaagcatgaattcctgaagtgatgagaggatgagttaatagaaactcttaatgagatctatactctatgtggagtggagtaccgagctacatgagtactcttgatagactcacctatgtgaatgtggaagtggggcTGCTTCCTATGGAATTTTGGGcaaaatttctagagcattcactatactgggatagacgTGCATGGCCATTAACGCACGTGCTTTTTTATTACACCCTTGAAAGATTGGTGCATGGTACGATGTTAGAaatagagttcaagactacgtGTCACTCTAGTACAATTTAATTCGTATTCACTACGCAAATGTTCAAATTGAAAGATACATTTGTTTATGCACAATCTTATAGATTCTGATATTGCttgagaaaataatttttaaaaattcaagtgggggattgttggaacttTTTGTTGAAAGTTAAAATGAattgttaaaaaaattgaaaaattataattgtgtgtgatatgggaaaagtctCACATGGATTTGAAACACTCTTCTAAGAGTGTATATAAGATGCAAGTGCCATCCATTGGGGTGTGCtccaaggggtacccagttttgtgcgaatAGGTCAGGAATCACACACTTAACCACCACACGCGCGCGCGCCACTGCCGTCTGTCCGACCGAGCCGAGTTGAGCTGGCGGGCGGGTAGTGTGGTGTCATactttattttttgttgaaaaattatttaataataaaataaatattttttatttattaattaatttttaaaacgaTTTTTTAAGATGCAATAAACGTGATCCGTTTTAACTGCTATGACCACGATATTTTCTCCCACGTTTGAAAAACGTTTTCTTACCATTTTATACAGATCGACTTCTTTACATAAGTCAGATCAGAAAAAATGATAAGACACATCTTTTTTCTGAGAAAAAATATTCTCTTATGAAATAATCGAATTTCTCTGAGCTTGAGGGTGTACAAGAGCGAAGCCTTTCGGTGCAGAGAGGAATCGTATACAGAggttgttttatcctggggacaaCATGGTTGATAGACTTCCGTTCACACTTTGGAcagagccgcgaaacgtcttaaagagagcgacatagtccgcgactcagccagaaaaTCGATCAGTAATTCAttctaatttttatttcaattcgAATTTATC
The Humulus lupulus chromosome 6, drHumLupu1.1, whole genome shotgun sequence DNA segment above includes these coding regions:
- the LOC133784243 gene encoding uncharacterized protein LOC133784243 — translated: MSSTSRAWIAAASIGVVEALKDQGVCRWNSALRSIQHHTKANLRAYSQAKKIPAQYSNNKFKDEKWKQSEESLRTVMYLSCWGPNN